The Elusimicrobiota bacterium sequence AGCGGGGGCGGGTATTCCCGCGCAGCGGAGACCGTTCATCGGACGCAACCGGCGGTGACGGCGTCGGTGAAGGCGCTGGAACGGGAGCTGGGGATCGCGTTATTCGAGCGGCGCGGCCTTGTTGGCCGAGGCGGGCCCGGCCTATGAAGTTGGATTGGAGGCCGGGGGATGG is a genomic window containing:
- a CDS encoding LysR family transcriptional regulator, translating into MEIQQMRAFLAVASGGGYSRAAETVHRTQPAVTASVKALERELGIALFERRGLVGRGGPGL